From Eptesicus fuscus isolate TK198812 chromosome 13, DD_ASM_mEF_20220401, whole genome shotgun sequence, the proteins below share one genomic window:
- the NXF1 gene encoding nuclear RNA export factor 1 isoform X3, with the protein MADGGKSYSEHDDRVSFPQRRKKGRGPFRWKCTEGNRRSGRGGTALRTARLEDDDRDVAMSDAQDVPRVRYNPYTARPNRRVDNWHDRDRIHVTVRRDRVLPQRGGAGNSQDGTSKNWFKITIPYGRKYEKSWLLSMIQSKCSVPFTPIEFHYENTRAQFFVEDASTASAIKAVNCKILDQDNRRISIIINSSPPPLTVQNELKPEQVEQLKLIMSKRYDGSQQALDLKGLRLDPDLVDQNIDVVLNRRGCMAATLRIIEENIPELLSLNLSSNKLYRLDDMSSIVQKAPNLKILNLSGNELKSERELDKIKGLKLEELWLEGNTLCDTFRDQSTYISQTWQK; encoded by the exons AGCACGATGATCGAGTTAGTTTCcctcaaagaagaaagaaaggccGGGGTCCTTTCCGGTGGAAGTGTACCGAGGGGAACCGCAGGTCCGGAAGAGGAGGCACTGCCCTTCGGACGGCCCGCCTTGAGGACGATGACAGAGACGTGGCGATGAGTGATGCCCAGGATGTTCCCCGAGTACGATA CAACCCCTACACTGCGCGACCCAACCGTCGGGTCGATAATTGGCATGATCGAGACCGAATTCATGTTACTGTGCGGAGAGACAGAGTTCTTCcacagagaggaggggctggcaACAGCCAGGATGGGACCTCGAAGAACTGGTTTAAGATTACA ATTCCTTATGGCAGGAAATATGAGAAGTCATGGCTCCTAAGTATGATTCAGAGCAAATGCAGTGTCCCTTTCACCCCCATTGAG TTTCACTACGAAAACACACGGGCCCAGTTTTTTGTTGAGGATGCCAGCACTGCCTCTGCAATAAAGGCTGTCAACTGTAAGATTCTGGATCAGGACAACCGAAGG ATATCTATCATCATCAACTCCTCTCCTCCGCCCCTTACTGTACAGAACGAACTGAAGCCAGAGCAAGTCGAGCAGCTAAAG CTGATCATGAGCAAACGATACGATGGCTCCCAACAAGCGCTTGACCTCAAGGGCCTCCGTCTAGACCCAG ACTTGGTGGACCAGAACATTGATGTTGTCCTGAATCGTAGGGGCTGCATGGCGGCTACCCTGCGAATCATTGAGGAGAATATCCCTGAG CTGTTGTCCTTGAACTTGAGCAGTAACAAGCTATATAGGCTGGATGACATGTCCAGCATTGTGCAGAAAGCACCCAACCTAAAGATCCTAAACCTCTCTGGCAACGAG TTGAAATCTGAGCGGGAATTGGACAAGATAAAAGGGCTGAAGCTAGAAGAGCTATGGCTCGAAGGAAACACGCTGTGTGACACCTTCCGAGACCAATCCACCTACATCAG